In a single window of the Phaeobacter sp. G2 genome:
- a CDS encoding response regulator, whose product MFSVSFKCTRKEWSCFMQLTHIDHHKQGLLAAQTALEILVFDDDDFDLTRLQRLLQKVDKKVEVHACSSVEQMNDVLDHQVIDLCLLDLRMGDLDGCEVMQSLRRRPDSAELPVVMVSGMQDTESVVRTIKAGCTDFLEKDHLTADKLRQTIFQALTSSMPDPDLTYRLHEASEAVVKGIAKGCIAELQPRLRQIYRQVSFIRNCHNMGLLPDPQALDKIEQNCLAVWRFFDEVEAYADGFSKPVH is encoded by the coding sequence GTGTTTAGTGTTAGTTTCAAATGTACCCGTAAAGAGTGGAGTTGTTTTATGCAGTTAACACATATCGACCATCACAAGCAGGGCTTGCTCGCAGCGCAGACCGCTTTGGAAATACTCGTTTTTGATGATGATGACTTTGACCTGACACGTCTTCAGCGCCTGTTGCAAAAGGTCGACAAGAAGGTGGAAGTTCACGCCTGTTCTTCAGTCGAGCAGATGAATGACGTTTTGGATCATCAGGTCATTGACCTATGCCTACTGGATTTGAGAATGGGGGATCTCGACGGGTGCGAAGTCATGCAGTCTCTGCGCAGAAGGCCTGACAGCGCAGAACTGCCTGTCGTCATGGTGTCTGGCATGCAGGATACAGAATCTGTTGTCAGAACCATCAAGGCTGGCTGCACCGACTTTCTGGAAAAAGACCACCTGACCGCAGATAAACTGCGCCAAACCATCTTCCAGGCGCTGACCTCTTCGATGCCGGATCCGGACCTGACTTACAGATTGCATGAAGCGTCAGAGGCCGTTGTAAAGGGGATTGCCAAAGGCTGCATTGCAGAACTCCAGCCCCGGCTTCGCCAGATTTATCGCCAGGTCAGCTTTATTCGGAATTGCCATAACATGGGTCTTTTGCCAGATCCGCAGGCGCTTGATAAAATCGAGCAAAACTGCCTCGCAGTTTGGCGGTTCTTTGATGAGGTAGAAGCCTACGCCGATGGGTTCAGCAAACCGGTTCACTAG
- a CDS encoding ATP-binding protein: protein MTPEGARNDAEAGLLQPGSQQQTADEIIYRLSHDLRGSTRALSDLPTWIQEDLAEAGLELPDSVQDCLHLMQNHTQRLNKMIDGLLLHSRVGRSPAEVMDGGQAVRKVLTRRTLPDTARLRCKLQKGAVQISMPDLEMAVDVLISNALIHGSPDTRIAITGSIEQGSPETGLGDFWVLKVRDNGPGIPERHWTEVFKPMVSLHAASDDKGVGMGLAILDKIALHCGGRAWVARPSRDMQGASLCLALPVSDETQMQSPSRVRTH, encoded by the coding sequence ATGACGCCAGAAGGGGCACGGAATGACGCAGAAGCGGGTCTGCTGCAGCCTGGTTCGCAACAGCAGACAGCGGATGAGATCATCTACCGCCTGTCACATGATCTGCGCGGGTCAACGCGGGCGCTGTCGGATTTGCCTACTTGGATACAGGAAGACTTGGCAGAAGCCGGGCTGGAGTTACCCGATTCAGTCCAAGATTGCCTGCATTTGATGCAAAATCATACGCAGCGGCTTAACAAAATGATCGATGGATTGCTGTTGCATTCCCGCGTAGGTCGCAGTCCAGCGGAGGTGATGGATGGTGGGCAGGCAGTCAGAAAGGTTCTGACGCGCCGCACATTGCCAGACACAGCGCGGCTGCGCTGCAAACTGCAAAAAGGCGCGGTGCAGATTTCCATGCCTGATCTGGAGATGGCTGTCGACGTGCTGATCAGCAATGCGTTGATACATGGGTCCCCTGACACAAGAATTGCCATAACCGGGTCTATTGAACAGGGCAGCCCAGAGACCGGACTTGGGGATTTCTGGGTGTTGAAAGTCAGGGACAATGGCCCCGGAATCCCCGAACGCCATTGGACAGAAGTTTTCAAACCTATGGTCTCGCTGCATGCCGCCAGCGATGACAAAGGTGTTGGCATGGGATTGGCCATCTTGGACAAGATCGCCCTGCACTGCGGCGGGCGCGCATGGGTTGCCCGACCTTCAAGAGACATGCAGGGCGCGTCATTGTGCTTGGCCCTGCCTGTATCAGATGAAACACAGATGCAATCACCGTCTAGGGTCAGGACCCATTAA
- a CDS encoding response regulator produces the protein MKQPQEITLLIVDDDDIGVASVQRAMRKLGMSNPVRVGRNGLEALEQLQVLNDTPGRNPCLVLLDLNMPRMNGLEFLAELRSRPELAHTIVFVLTTSEDPADVANSNRYNVAGYVVKKNAYQSVLATVEMLQHYLRIACPGVIAPSAM, from the coding sequence ATGAAACAGCCGCAAGAGATAACACTGCTCATCGTTGACGACGATGACATCGGCGTCGCTTCGGTACAGCGGGCCATGCGCAAACTTGGCATGAGCAACCCTGTGCGCGTCGGCCGGAACGGGCTGGAAGCGCTGGAACAATTGCAGGTGTTGAACGATACCCCAGGCCGCAATCCCTGCCTTGTTCTGTTGGATTTGAACATGCCCCGGATGAACGGCCTAGAATTTCTTGCTGAACTGCGCAGCAGGCCGGAATTGGCGCATACCATCGTTTTTGTCCTGACGACCTCCGAGGATCCGGCTGATGTTGCCAACTCCAACCGCTACAACGTGGCCGGATATGTAGTGAAAAAGAATGCCTATCAAAGCGTCTTGGCGACCGTGGAAATGCTACAGCACTATCTGCGCATTGCTTGTCCTGGTGTGATTGCGCCATCCGCAATGTAG